In one window of Pseudodesulfovibrio sediminis DNA:
- a CDS encoding molybdate ABC transporter permease subunit has protein sequence MDFLQILTETQTTAPLLLTVKVLAVSGALHLVCGVLLGYYLTSGKGTVRSVVDFLVTLPLVFPPIATGFILLMVLGRAGIIGQNLPVDIVFSFTGVVLASFVSGLPLMVKPVEAALRGDLKQMAEVSQVLGKTDWQTFWLVLLPNVRRNVASGWFLALGRSLGEVGITLMIGGNIIGKTNTLSLEIYNAVFSGEFERALVLSSIIGIFSLIIFIALKRLSAV, from the coding sequence ATGGATTTTTTACAGATACTCACAGAGACACAGACCACTGCGCCGCTCTTGCTCACAGTGAAAGTACTCGCCGTTTCCGGAGCGCTGCATCTTGTATGCGGCGTCCTGCTCGGATATTATCTCACCTCGGGCAAAGGAACGGTACGCTCGGTTGTGGATTTTCTGGTGACCCTGCCGCTGGTCTTTCCCCCCATCGCTACCGGATTCATCCTGCTTATGGTATTGGGGCGGGCAGGCATTATCGGGCAGAACCTGCCCGTGGATATCGTGTTCAGCTTTACCGGTGTCGTGCTGGCGTCTTTCGTTTCCGGCCTCCCGCTCATGGTCAAGCCGGTGGAAGCCGCGCTGCGCGGTGATCTGAAACAGATGGCCGAAGTCTCACAGGTGCTCGGCAAAACCGACTGGCAGACTTTCTGGCTGGTCCTGCTGCCCAATGTGCGCCGCAACGTGGCGTCGGGCTGGTTTCTCGCCCTTGGCAGGTCGCTGGGTGAAGTCGGCATCACATTGATGATCGGCGGCAACATCATCGGCAAGACAAACACCCTGTCCCTGGAAATTTACAATGCCGTGTTCAGCGGAGAGTTTGAGCGGGCGCTTGTGCTCTCCTCCATAATCGGCATATTTTCACTGATCATTTTTATTGCATTAAAACGGCTGTCAGCCGTGTAG
- the modA gene encoding molybdate ABC transporter substrate-binding protein translates to MHAIKTILLSALFIIMMTTVAAAENAVLASGAGYKEMVNELNAAYTKKSGQKLDLIYGNMARVTTQAKQSGQVDIVLGDQKFLTKARMPMASTVDLGRGRLVLAFAKSSKFSKVKDLDNPAAGRIALPDTNKAIYGKAAREFLLSSGRLPAIQARLVEVSTVPQVFSYLTTNEVDMGFLNLTHALKVKNKLGGFVIIDEEGYSPITIIASMLKTATHTDEAKAFLAFLNTEEARAIIKKHGL, encoded by the coding sequence ATGCATGCCATCAAAACTATTCTATTGTCCGCTCTGTTCATTATTATGATGACGACTGTTGCAGCAGCAGAAAATGCTGTTCTTGCATCCGGAGCAGGGTACAAGGAGATGGTCAATGAACTCAACGCGGCCTATACTAAAAAAAGTGGACAGAAACTGGACCTTATTTATGGGAATATGGCCCGCGTTACTACACAGGCAAAACAGAGCGGGCAGGTCGACATAGTACTGGGTGACCAGAAGTTCCTGACCAAAGCGCGGATGCCCATGGCCTCCACCGTCGACCTGGGACGAGGCCGGCTGGTCCTGGCCTTTGCCAAGTCCTCAAAATTTTCCAAGGTGAAAGACCTGGACAACCCGGCCGCCGGACGAATCGCGCTGCCCGACACCAACAAGGCCATCTATGGCAAGGCCGCTCGCGAATTCCTGCTCTCCAGCGGCAGACTGCCGGCCATCCAGGCCAGACTGGTGGAAGTCTCCACTGTTCCCCAGGTTTTTTCCTACCTGACCACCAACGAAGTCGACATGGGCTTCCTCAACCTCACGCATGCGCTCAAGGTGAAGAACAAACTGGGCGGTTTCGTCATCATAGACGAAGAAGGCTACTCGCCCATTACGATCATTGCATCCATGCTCAAGACAGCGACACACACTGATGAGGCCAAGGCATTCCTCGCTTTCCTCAATACGGAAGAAGCCCGGGCAATCATCAAGAAACACGGATTGTAG
- a CDS encoding TOBE domain-containing protein, which produces MKNAKPTGKVCPREFFSVAEDVSYLEAVQLKEFERSFVQWKDAAKRMDSIRARTRMWLIFLLLRHTGARLGEILSLDDITAFDMEHSSVRIGREGREREVPLPEGVCAEIQSILESPVGCGLRGCLFAVDPGYFRRICYARGKECGLSKDLVRPKSLRNSRAVEMLRSGIPITVVKEILGQSSLNLTANFQQFSQGDILSIVSNAHQTMRKQTSARNSFVGHVVDVKNDSVMAEVVLETRFGRRISAVITTDSLTNLKILVGSPVIATVKAPLVNVLKCGDTPLGSARNRFRATVVRATATPVLSEILGRLPDGTDVCALISAQSANELDLHSGDEVEFWFKALSVVLNTVQL; this is translated from the coding sequence ATGAAAAACGCCAAACCGACCGGGAAAGTATGTCCTCGGGAATTCTTCAGCGTAGCCGAAGATGTGAGTTATCTGGAAGCCGTTCAGTTAAAGGAGTTCGAGAGGTCCTTCGTACAATGGAAAGACGCCGCCAAACGGATGGACAGCATTCGTGCGAGAACTCGCATGTGGCTCATATTTTTGCTGTTACGGCACACCGGTGCCCGACTGGGGGAGATTTTGTCCCTGGATGATATCACTGCTTTTGATATGGAACATTCTTCTGTGCGCATCGGACGAGAAGGGAGGGAACGCGAAGTCCCGCTGCCCGAAGGCGTGTGCGCCGAAATCCAATCTATTCTCGAAAGTCCTGTGGGCTGTGGTCTGCGCGGGTGCCTGTTTGCTGTCGATCCGGGCTATTTTCGGCGCATCTGCTATGCGCGCGGCAAGGAATGCGGGTTATCCAAAGATCTGGTGCGCCCCAAATCCCTGCGCAATTCACGGGCCGTGGAGATGCTGCGCAGCGGTATCCCCATCACTGTCGTCAAAGAGATCCTCGGCCAATCTTCGCTTAATCTTACCGCCAACTTTCAGCAATTTTCACAGGGAGATATCCTCTCCATAGTGAGCAACGCCCACCAGACCATGCGCAAGCAGACCAGTGCGCGAAATTCCTTTGTGGGCCATGTCGTGGACGTGAAAAACGATTCGGTCATGGCAGAGGTTGTTCTGGAGACCCGGTTCGGCAGGCGTATCAGCGCCGTCATCACCACGGACAGTTTGACCAACCTGAAGATACTGGTGGGCAGCCCTGTCATCGCCACGGTCAAGGCGCCGTTGGTGAACGTGCTGAAATGCGGGGATACCCCCTTGGGCAGCGCGCGGAACCGGTTCAGAGCCACTGTCGTGCGGGCCACGGCAACGCCGGTGCTCTCAGAAATCCTGGGGCGGCTGCCTGACGGTACCGATGTTTGTGCGCTCATTTCAGCGCAGAGCGCGAACGAGCTTGATCTCCACTCCGGCGATGAAGTGGAGTTCTGGTTCAAGGCGTTGTCTGTTGTGTTGAATACCGTACAGCTCTGA
- a CDS encoding HAL/PAL/TAL family ammonia-lyase: MNVIIDHTQHLTLEQIMAVGHGEATVRMAPATRAMLTERRAQIETSITEQEFPAYGFNRGFGHNVDLSVKAEHLSELQENLILSHAVGAGEPMDATVVRVTMLLRANSLARGFSGVRPDLAESILALLNAGITPQVPELGSVGASGDLAPLSHIAMALIGKGKVTYKGAVMDSAEAMQEAGLEPLKLQMKEGLALTNGVQFMNAIGLVACHQLKVLLQSAAINSALTAQVMLAPDTYYRSDFHAVRPHPGAVQVADWIWQLMQDSPIRNAHRDFKTDGQVQDPYNVRCAAQVLGAAHDLITQAEKSLLIEANSATDNPILLADENDQYIDVISGGHFHGMPVAVQVYSLMQALGVMASLSHQRSVRFVDPKRNKGLGRDLKWPDLTEDENSMSSGMMMLEYASASLLNSIWGDAMPSHLFNISTNSGQEDHVSMGTGLAVRLLKTIPKASHIMAIELAYILQAIAIRKRLKTIPTETEIPEWVNQELGGLKTRMNGQGKGVVFDACVIREHPLTDAEKTFSPACETLYRIIGEKGLFPVVERDRYLAEDVAGLATFLAGGGIIEAIRENLELKWE; the protein is encoded by the coding sequence ATGAACGTCATCATAGATCACACACAGCACCTGACTCTGGAGCAGATCATGGCCGTGGGCCATGGCGAAGCGACCGTCCGTATGGCACCGGCCACCCGCGCCATGCTCACCGAGCGGCGGGCGCAGATCGAAACAAGCATCACGGAACAGGAATTCCCGGCCTATGGATTCAACCGCGGGTTCGGGCATAACGTGGACCTGTCGGTCAAGGCGGAACATCTTTCCGAGCTTCAGGAAAACCTGATCCTCTCCCACGCTGTCGGCGCTGGCGAACCCATGGATGCAACTGTGGTCCGCGTGACCATGCTGCTCCGCGCCAACTCCCTGGCGCGAGGATTCAGCGGCGTGCGGCCTGACCTGGCCGAATCCATTCTGGCCCTGCTCAACGCGGGCATCACGCCGCAGGTGCCGGAACTCGGCTCCGTGGGCGCGAGCGGCGACCTTGCCCCGCTATCCCATATTGCCATGGCCCTTATCGGCAAAGGCAAGGTGACCTACAAGGGCGCCGTCATGGACAGTGCCGAAGCCATGCAGGAAGCCGGCCTTGAGCCTCTCAAACTGCAAATGAAGGAAGGGCTGGCCCTGACCAACGGTGTCCAGTTCATGAACGCGATCGGCCTTGTGGCCTGCCACCAGCTCAAGGTGCTGCTGCAAAGCGCGGCCATCAACTCGGCCCTGACCGCGCAGGTCATGCTAGCACCGGACACCTACTACCGTTCCGACTTTCATGCCGTGCGCCCGCATCCCGGCGCGGTGCAGGTGGCGGACTGGATCTGGCAGCTCATGCAGGACTCCCCCATCCGCAACGCCCACCGCGACTTCAAGACCGACGGCCAGGTGCAGGACCCGTACAACGTGCGCTGCGCGGCGCAGGTACTCGGCGCGGCCCACGACCTCATCACGCAGGCCGAGAAAAGCCTGCTCATCGAAGCCAACTCCGCCACGGACAACCCCATCCTTCTGGCTGACGAAAACGATCAGTATATTGACGTGATCTCAGGCGGCCATTTTCACGGCATGCCGGTGGCTGTGCAGGTATACAGCCTGATGCAGGCGCTGGGCGTCATGGCCAGCCTGTCCCACCAGCGTTCGGTACGATTCGTCGATCCGAAACGGAACAAGGGGCTTGGGCGCGATCTCAAATGGCCGGATCTGACCGAAGATGAGAACTCCATGTCCAGCGGCATGATGATGCTCGAATACGCTTCGGCCTCGCTGCTCAACTCCATCTGGGGCGATGCCATGCCCAGCCACCTCTTCAACATCTCGACCAACTCGGGACAGGAAGACCATGTGAGCATGGGCACCGGCCTTGCCGTCCGTCTGCTGAAGACCATCCCCAAGGCCTCCCACATCATGGCCATTGAGCTGGCATACATCCTTCAAGCCATCGCCATCCGCAAACGACTCAAGACCATCCCCACGGAAACGGAAATCCCTGAGTGGGTCAACCAAGAACTCGGTGGTCTCAAAACCCGCATGAACGGACAGGGCAAAGGTGTGGTCTTCGACGCCTGTGTCATCCGCGAGCATCCATTGACGGACGCGGAAAAGACCTTCAGCCCGGCCTGCGAGACATTGTACCGGATCATAGGTGAAAAAGGATTGTTCCCCGTGGTCGAACGGGATCGCTATCTTGCGGAAGACGTGGCCGGACTGGCCACCTTCCTGGCCGGAGGCGGCATCATTGAAGCCATCAGAGAAAACCTTGAGCTGAAGTGGGAATAG
- a CDS encoding formimidoylglutamase — MIHTDLLSLLTPPEMPGPSHDDNDILLRDVVSTSPDDLNAATHVIIGCPQDQGVARNHGRPGAAQAPAAIRQMFYKLKPATTEGNTIVDLGDMDVSGELEAIHDRQQAMVTALLAAGKTVISLGGGNDISLPDASGVHAVYPEYAAINMDAHLDMRISDRRHSGTPYRNLIDAGALLPDHLYEVGIQTWANAPHYLDDARAMGVNIHPLTAIHAQRGTPFFTDLFTRLGTAPLFAGLDMDSVRASDAPGVSASCPVGFSARDILEFADRCRTQGNTAVFEITEVNPNFDIDGRTARLAALAVYAFIYGNQ; from the coding sequence ATGATACATACCGACCTGCTTTCCCTGCTGACTCCACCGGAGATGCCCGGACCGTCACATGATGACAACGACATCCTGCTCCGGGACGTGGTGTCCACATCCCCGGACGACCTGAATGCCGCCACCCACGTCATCATCGGCTGCCCTCAGGATCAGGGCGTGGCCCGCAACCATGGACGACCCGGCGCAGCACAGGCTCCGGCCGCCATCCGGCAGATGTTCTACAAGCTCAAGCCCGCCACAACGGAAGGTAACACCATCGTGGACCTCGGCGACATGGACGTGAGCGGCGAGCTGGAAGCCATACACGATCGTCAGCAGGCAATGGTCACCGCCCTGCTTGCGGCAGGCAAGACCGTCATCAGCCTGGGCGGCGGCAATGATATTTCCCTGCCGGACGCCAGTGGAGTCCATGCAGTATATCCCGAGTACGCGGCCATCAACATGGACGCCCATCTCGACATGCGCATAAGCGACAGACGCCACTCCGGTACGCCCTATCGCAACCTCATCGACGCAGGCGCACTCCTCCCCGATCACCTGTACGAAGTGGGCATCCAGACCTGGGCTAACGCGCCCCATTATCTGGACGACGCCCGCGCCATGGGCGTCAACATACACCCCCTGACGGCCATCCACGCACAAAGGGGCACACCGTTTTTCACCGATCTTTTCACGCGACTCGGCACCGCGCCCCTGTTCGCCGGGCTGGACATGGACAGTGTCCGCGCATCCGATGCCCCCGGTGTCAGCGCATCCTGCCCGGTAGGATTCAGCGCCCGCGACATCCTCGAATTCGCCGATCGCTGCCGCACTCAGGGCAACACAGCGGTTTTTGAGATCACCGAGGTCAACCCGAACTTTGACATCGACGGCCGCACGGCGCGTCTCGCAGCCCTGGCTGTGTACGCATTCATTTACGGCAACCAATAG
- the hutI gene encoding imidazolonepropionase, whose product MTALFIKDPARIITPRSGPLSGPDAMGLSVTSGMSIYVKDGVIQEIAPARDLEARAQTDAAVIVDALNRAVVPGFVDAHSHLVFGGNRADEFAMRTAGATYEEIAAQGGGIARTVKATREASKDELKALARERLDRAMRQGTTTMEVKSGYGLDAATELKMLRVVAELNEEHPVDLIPTFLGAHAVPKGVDKAAYIEDVKAMLADASTLARFCDVFCEHGYFTPAESMDIMEHASTLGMLPRLHANQFHSIGCIEAAIELGAVSVDHLEVVTDKEIALLAGTDIGCVMLPGVSLFLDIPFAPGRRVIDSGCLPVLASDFNPGSNMSLSLQLVMSLACMRMGLSVDEALTCITRNAAHTLRLDKVGCIAPGWQADLLLLDSDDHRDVAYFYGENHIHTVIKKGQLV is encoded by the coding sequence ATGACCGCTCTGTTCATCAAAGATCCTGCCCGGATCATCACGCCTCGATCCGGCCCACTCTCAGGGCCGGACGCCATGGGACTCTCCGTGACTTCGGGCATGTCCATTTACGTCAAAGACGGCGTCATCCAGGAAATCGCTCCTGCCCGTGACCTTGAAGCGCGCGCACAAACCGACGCTGCCGTCATCGTGGATGCACTGAACAGGGCGGTCGTTCCCGGATTCGTGGACGCCCACTCCCATCTCGTTTTCGGCGGCAACCGCGCCGATGAGTTCGCCATGCGCACCGCTGGCGCGACCTACGAAGAGATCGCGGCTCAAGGCGGAGGCATTGCCCGCACGGTCAAGGCCACACGGGAAGCGTCCAAGGACGAACTGAAGGCGCTGGCCAGAGAACGGCTTGATCGAGCCATGCGTCAGGGCACCACCACCATGGAAGTGAAGTCCGGCTATGGGCTCGATGCAGCCACGGAACTCAAGATGCTCCGCGTGGTGGCCGAGCTGAACGAAGAACACCCGGTGGATCTTATCCCCACCTTCCTCGGTGCGCACGCTGTTCCAAAGGGCGTGGACAAGGCCGCGTACATCGAAGACGTGAAGGCCATGCTCGCCGACGCAAGCACACTGGCCCGGTTCTGTGACGTCTTCTGTGAGCACGGTTACTTCACCCCTGCGGAATCCATGGACATAATGGAGCACGCCTCCACCCTCGGCATGCTCCCCCGGCTGCACGCCAACCAGTTCCATTCCATCGGCTGCATCGAGGCGGCCATAGAGCTTGGCGCCGTGTCCGTGGACCACCTCGAAGTGGTCACCGACAAAGAAATCGCCCTGCTGGCCGGTACCGACATCGGCTGCGTCATGTTGCCGGGTGTCTCACTTTTCCTTGATATTCCGTTTGCGCCCGGTCGTCGCGTCATCGACTCCGGCTGCCTGCCCGTGCTCGCCTCGGATTTCAATCCCGGCTCCAACATGTCCCTGTCCCTGCAACTGGTCATGTCACTGGCCTGCATGCGCATGGGACTGAGCGTGGACGAGGCCCTGACCTGCATCACGCGCAATGCCGCCCACACCCTGCGTCTGGACAAAGTGGGCTGCATCGCACCGGGCTGGCAGGCGGACCTGCTCCTGCTCGACAGCGACGACCACCGGGACGTGGCCTATTTTTATGGGGAAAACCACATCCACACCGTGATCAAGAAGGGGCAACTTGTATGA